One genomic region from Terriglobus aquaticus encodes:
- a CDS encoding polysaccharide deacetylase family protein: MPNSTKPIFYDEQRRRWKRLRRILDISAAFGLVCFVIFVIGVLRIRPLPELLLEQPKHNYRALNTPPLLADKGKKARSAHRRTDRKPSDVPLNTDEGLRAAYYVDYDASSYSSLRQHVQQIDLLFPEWLHVITPDGKLTGYSIDSRPFDVVDRAGVHSIDIENKVERLIASSGSNTEIFPLVNNFDDVQQTFIPAVGVFLKDPAARSNFVTQTMRLLTSNQRYHGLSLDFEDIPSDAQAGYRELIANLYTLMHQRGLRLYINVPVGDDDWDLKFMAANSDGLLLMNYDEHQTDSGPGPIASQDWFVNNLKKILSEVPKEKLVCAIGSYGYDWTMSLPPSQGQAKRGKKQPAPKFTPKVIYSDNKTMQSVWQSAIDSGSEVDLDDVSRNPHFTYDDEDKQQRHEIWFLDAVTTYNEMRAARQLGIQTFALWRLGEEDQSLWKIWDQPMKANPVHDLADVPPGWDLDIEGEGDVMHVSGSPRSGHRTLTIDDDSKLIDSDVMAILPRSYTVTYFGYHPKKLAISFDDGPDPEYTPRILDILKKYGVKGTFFMIGQEAEDNVGVMQRVYREGHEIGNHTFTHPDISGISPKQVDLQLNLTERLFAAKLGVQPLYFRPPYSIDQEPDTNDQAAPVERVQQLGYIVVGDKIDTNDWDEHPRKTPQEIVQSVLEQIQLSEKRQDLRGSIILMHDGGGDRSPTVAALPVLIQELRKRGYELVPVSALVGKTREQVMPSVTGWRRKAFAMVDSIAFFGLATFNHFVVAVFFLGDILMSARLIIIGLFALIDRFRKRKVYAGPDYEPRVAVLIPAYNEEKVIVRTIRSVMMSTYKNLRIIVIDDGSKDRTAEVAREAYAADIESGRLVVVRKENAGKAEALNYALSNLVQEEIYVGIDADTVIAHDAIARLVPHFANPKIGAVAGNAKVGNRVNLWTRWQALEYITSQNFERRALDLFDVVVVVPGAIGAWRYAPVQEAGGYHSNTVAEDADLTMILLEKGYEVIYEDQALAFTEAPVNANGLMRQRFRWSFGIMQAVFKHLGAVRNRRAMGLFALPNIIIFQILLPLVSPLIDLMFVASLFRWLYDRHFHPEAASSASFLKLLTYFLAFMIIDFSASALAFMLERKHPASKGDGWLLVHIWIQRFTYRQVFSVVLLKTVKRVIDGRPFSWDKLERTAKMSKSTDQMLNGSPSPGS; this comes from the coding sequence ATGCCGAACAGCACCAAGCCGATCTTTTATGACGAGCAACGCCGGCGGTGGAAGCGCCTGCGCCGCATCCTGGACATCTCTGCCGCGTTCGGACTGGTCTGCTTTGTCATCTTCGTGATCGGTGTTCTGCGCATCCGGCCCCTGCCGGAGCTGCTGCTCGAGCAGCCGAAGCACAACTACCGCGCGCTGAATACGCCACCTTTGTTAGCTGACAAAGGCAAGAAGGCGCGCTCGGCCCACCGCCGGACGGACCGTAAGCCGTCGGATGTTCCGCTAAACACCGACGAAGGCTTGCGAGCGGCCTACTACGTGGATTACGACGCATCCAGCTATAGCTCATTGCGGCAGCACGTGCAGCAAATCGATCTTCTTTTCCCCGAGTGGCTCCACGTCATCACCCCGGATGGCAAGTTGACCGGCTACTCCATCGATAGCCGTCCATTTGACGTGGTTGATCGCGCCGGTGTGCACAGCATCGACATTGAGAACAAGGTGGAGCGGCTGATCGCCAGCTCTGGCTCGAACACGGAAATCTTCCCCCTAGTCAACAACTTCGACGACGTACAGCAGACCTTTATCCCTGCCGTGGGCGTTTTTCTGAAGGACCCTGCTGCGCGATCCAATTTCGTTACGCAGACGATGAGGCTGCTGACCTCGAACCAGCGGTATCACGGTCTCTCTCTCGACTTTGAGGACATTCCTTCTGACGCTCAGGCGGGCTACCGCGAACTGATTGCAAACCTGTATACGCTGATGCATCAGCGTGGGCTGCGACTTTACATCAACGTGCCGGTCGGCGATGACGATTGGGATCTGAAATTCATGGCCGCGAACTCTGACGGTTTGCTGCTGATGAACTATGACGAGCACCAGACCGACAGCGGTCCTGGCCCTATCGCAAGCCAGGACTGGTTCGTCAACAATCTCAAGAAGATTCTGTCAGAGGTGCCGAAGGAGAAGCTGGTCTGCGCCATCGGCAGCTACGGGTACGACTGGACCATGTCGCTGCCGCCTTCGCAAGGGCAGGCAAAGCGGGGCAAGAAGCAACCCGCGCCGAAGTTCACTCCGAAAGTCATCTACTCGGACAACAAAACCATGCAATCCGTATGGCAATCCGCCATCGATTCAGGTTCCGAAGTCGACTTGGATGACGTTTCTCGAAATCCGCATTTCACCTACGACGACGAAGACAAGCAGCAACGGCACGAGATCTGGTTTCTGGACGCTGTGACGACCTATAACGAGATGCGTGCAGCGCGGCAACTCGGCATCCAGACGTTTGCCCTGTGGCGTTTGGGTGAAGAGGACCAGTCGTTGTGGAAGATATGGGATCAGCCGATGAAGGCGAACCCGGTGCACGATCTAGCTGATGTACCTCCGGGCTGGGACCTTGATATCGAAGGAGAGGGTGACGTTATGCACGTCTCCGGAAGTCCCCGGAGCGGGCATCGCACTCTGACCATTGATGATGATTCCAAGCTGATTGATTCCGATGTAATGGCGATCCTTCCCCGGTCGTACACCGTGACCTATTTCGGTTACCACCCCAAGAAGCTCGCGATCAGTTTCGACGATGGACCCGACCCGGAGTACACCCCCCGCATCTTGGACATCCTGAAGAAGTACGGCGTCAAAGGCACGTTCTTCATGATCGGCCAGGAGGCCGAGGACAATGTCGGCGTGATGCAGCGCGTGTACCGCGAGGGGCACGAGATTGGTAATCACACCTTTACGCACCCGGACATCAGCGGTATTTCACCCAAGCAGGTGGACCTGCAACTGAACCTGACGGAGCGTCTGTTCGCGGCGAAGTTGGGTGTGCAGCCACTGTACTTCCGGCCGCCATACTCCATCGATCAGGAACCCGATACGAATGACCAGGCGGCACCCGTAGAACGGGTACAGCAGCTCGGTTACATCGTGGTCGGCGACAAGATCGACACGAACGACTGGGACGAGCACCCGCGCAAGACGCCGCAGGAGATCGTCCAAAGCGTGCTGGAGCAGATTCAGCTCAGCGAAAAGCGACAGGACCTGCGCGGTTCCATCATCCTGATGCATGACGGTGGTGGTGATCGATCGCCCACCGTGGCCGCCCTACCAGTGCTGATCCAGGAACTTCGTAAGCGGGGCTACGAACTTGTGCCAGTCAGTGCGCTTGTCGGCAAGACTCGCGAGCAGGTGATGCCGTCCGTAACGGGATGGCGCCGCAAAGCGTTTGCGATGGTGGATTCGATCGCGTTCTTTGGCCTGGCGACGTTCAACCACTTTGTGGTCGCGGTCTTCTTTCTAGGCGACATCCTGATGAGCGCGCGCCTGATCATCATCGGCCTGTTCGCGCTGATCGATCGCTTCCGGAAGCGCAAGGTCTACGCCGGACCCGACTATGAGCCTCGTGTTGCCGTGCTGATTCCGGCGTACAACGAGGAGAAGGTGATCGTGCGGACGATCCGCTCGGTCATGATGTCGACCTACAAGAATCTGCGGATCATCGTGATCGACGATGGGTCCAAGGACCGCACAGCGGAGGTTGCGCGCGAGGCCTACGCGGCCGACATTGAGAGCGGGCGGCTCGTCGTAGTTCGCAAGGAAAACGCCGGCAAAGCGGAGGCGCTGAACTATGCCTTGAGCAACCTGGTGCAAGAGGAGATCTACGTCGGCATCGATGCCGACACGGTGATCGCGCACGACGCGATCGCTCGCCTGGTGCCGCACTTCGCCAATCCCAAGATCGGTGCCGTGGCTGGCAACGCCAAGGTCGGCAACCGTGTGAATCTGTGGACACGCTGGCAGGCCTTGGAATACATCACCAGCCAGAACTTCGAGCGGCGCGCGCTGGACCTGTTCGATGTGGTCGTGGTGGTGCCGGGAGCCATCGGCGCGTGGCGCTACGCTCCCGTGCAGGAAGCCGGCGGCTACCATTCGAACACCGTCGCTGAAGACGCCGACCTGACGATGATCCTGCTCGAAAAGGGCTACGAGGTCATCTACGAAGACCAGGCACTCGCCTTCACCGAGGCTCCGGTGAATGCCAACGGCCTGATGCGCCAGCGGTTCCGGTGGAGTTTCGGCATCATGCAGGCAGTGTTCAAGCACCTGGGTGCGGTGCGCAACCGCCGCGCCATGGGCCTGTTCGCACTGCCCAACATCATCATCTTCCAGATTCTGCTACCGCTGGTCTCGCCGCTGATCGACCTGATGTTTGTGGCGAGCCTGTTCCGTTGGCTGTACGACCGACACTTCCACCCGGAGGCGGCGAGCTCCGCCAGCTTCCTGAAGTTGCTGACGTACTTTCTGGCGTTCATGATCATCGACTTCTCGGCATCGGCGCTGGCGTTCATGCTGGAACGCAAGCATCCGGCGAGCAAGGGGGATGGCTGGCTGCTGGTTCATATCTGGATCCAGCGGTTCACCTATCGGCAGGTGTTCTCGGTGGTGCTGCTGAAGACGGTGAAGCGCGTGATCGACGGACGGCCATTTAGCTGGGACAAGCTGGAGCGCACTGCCAAAATGAGCAAGTCGACGGATCAGATGCTGAACGGTTCTCCCTCGCCCGGTTCCTGA